A region from the Drosophila bipectinata strain 14024-0381.07 chromosome 3R, DbipHiC1v2, whole genome shotgun sequence genome encodes:
- the LOC108128151 gene encoding uncharacterized protein, translating into METITKKQPKLSEIKESVTNILDNLEQLEDLCNAKQSDFDVGQAEELQRRTTTLLDALDQVDAHKVAGKTKHKKRRHRLQKQRNKQRRLEAKKSKDLKILDQIKIEPVSAPNTNKPAEHICLKKRQDAASILQTFDLLRKLCESRGGDKAALDQKLSHMRHVWKQVQQECESDNIHSAKKESSIDAQWDMVLFGSGSQQERKNKNTFLKNRTIWDSYISQRKGASCIPRGWVLPPENPTHPWMQYRTDSKANIILENLDRYIKIKAEPPEN; encoded by the exons ATGGAAACAATTACCAAGAAACAACCGAAATTGAGCGAAATTAAAGAAAGTGTAACGAATATTCTTGATAATTTAGAACAATTAGAGGATCTTTGTAATGCCAAACAATCGGACTTTGATGTGGGACAGGCGGAAGAGCTACAGCGACGCACGACAACCCTGTTGGATGCACTTGACCAAGTTGATGCCCATAAAGTAGCcggcaaaacaaaacataaaaaacgcCGGCATCGcttacaaaaacaaagaaacaaGCAACGGAGATTGGAAGCCAAAAAATCGAAAGACCTAAAGATTTTAGACCAAATTAAAATTGAGCCGGTCTCAGCTCCAAACACTAATAAGCCGGCTGAACACATTTGCCTGAAAAAGCGGCAGGATGCAGCATCCATTTTACAGACCTTTGATCTGTTGAGGAAATTGTGTGAATCCCGAGGTGGGGACAAGGCCGCCTTGGACCAGAAACTTTCCCATATGCGCCACGTATGGAAACAAGTTCAACAAGAATGCGAAAGTGACAACATCCATAGTGCCAAGAAAGAATCCAGTATAGACGCCCAATGGGACATGGTGTTATTTGGATCAGGTTCCCAACAGGAGAGAAAAAACAAGAATACATTCCTCAAGAATCG AACCATATGGGATTCTTATATAAGCCAAAGGAAAGGAGCCTCCTGCATACCCCGTGGATGGGTGCTACCTCCCGAAAATCCAACGCATCCGTGGATGCAATACAGAACTGATTCAAAAGCGAATATCATACTAGAAAATCTAGAtagatatattaaaattaaagctgAACCTCcagaaaactaa
- the awd gene encoding nucleoside diphosphate kinase, producing the protein MLGSILALFSIISVAMANKERTFIMVKPDGVQRGLVGKIIERFEQKGFKLVALKFTWADKELLEKHYADLSSRPFFPGLVSYMNSGPVVPMVWEGLNVVKTGRQMLGATNPADSLPGTIRGDFCIQVGRNIIHGSDAVESAEKEIALWFTEKELVSWTPAATNWVYE; encoded by the exons ATGTTGGGCTCCATCTTGGCACTCTTCTCAATTATTTCCGTAGCGATGGCCAACAAGGAGCGTACTTTTATCATGGTCAAGCCTGACGGCGTCCAGCGTGGACTCGTCGGCAAGATCATCGAGCGCTTCGAACAGAAGGGCTTCAAGCTGGTCGCCCTGAAGTTCACCTGG GCCGACAAGGAGCTGCTGGAGAAGCACTATGCTGATCTGTCCAGCCGCCCCTTCTTCCCGGGATTGGTCAGCTACATGAACTCTGGACCAGTGGTCCCCATGGTTTGGGAGGGTCTGAATGTGGTCAAGACCGGCCGCCAGATGCTCGGTGCCACCAACCCCGCCGACTCTCTGCCTGGTACCATCCGTGGTGACTTCTGCATCCAGGTCGGACGCAACATCATCCACGGATCCGACGCCGTCGAGTCTGCCGAGAAGGAGATCGCTCTGTGGTTCACCGAGAAGGAGCTGGTCAGCTGGACTCCAGCTGCCACCAACTGGGTCTACGAATAA